A genome region from Maridesulfovibrio salexigens DSM 2638 includes the following:
- a CDS encoding DUF4340 domain-containing protein, whose amino-acid sequence MSSPKKPVERAEPVWPVLNKDQVDRLDVCSLGEDCFSLVRRTDGWGVAQHGWNGTVEADLTKVNSLLDVLAQDKALRFMGRVSEPVPAEYGFESPRLRIAAGGGQELAISVGSENPSGEGFYALNSKEEGSLFLLGEKMVSRCEFPAEYYYNLHLISGNPDEVVAISLGHGGSFSWTLVRKDGPFMFSFPAPLGGKQASGSEVDLFLHSLLEVPAKGLVSSIPNKENRILLNIEISLSGKKVETLEIFEPGDGEKFYFARSSSQSGYLVLSKEHYEQLDKKAFAMQQRNVVSIATGKLGTVRVVQGNQTFTGIKSDKSWINFEDKKPLLGIDMSLWRLNELKFEAEPKASLSETSEKVMDLELMDESGKRVVKVSFYSDPELPDGQCWLSLGDGSGYYPVSDKLLEDLQGQIPLRK is encoded by the coding sequence TTGAGTTCGCCGAAGAAACCGGTTGAACGAGCTGAGCCTGTTTGGCCTGTTCTTAATAAGGATCAGGTAGACAGGCTTGACGTGTGCTCGTTGGGAGAAGATTGCTTTTCACTGGTCCGAAGGACTGATGGTTGGGGAGTTGCCCAGCATGGTTGGAACGGTACAGTTGAAGCTGATCTGACCAAGGTGAATTCCCTGCTTGATGTTTTAGCTCAGGATAAAGCTTTGCGTTTTATGGGGCGTGTGTCGGAACCCGTTCCTGCTGAATATGGTTTCGAATCTCCCCGATTGCGCATCGCCGCCGGTGGTGGGCAGGAGCTTGCTATTTCTGTCGGCTCAGAAAATCCTTCCGGCGAAGGTTTTTATGCCCTTAACTCCAAAGAAGAAGGCAGTCTCTTCTTGCTTGGAGAAAAGATGGTCAGTCGATGCGAGTTCCCGGCTGAATATTACTATAATCTGCATCTGATTTCGGGAAATCCGGATGAGGTTGTCGCTATTTCTTTGGGCCATGGAGGCTCTTTTTCATGGACTCTAGTCCGCAAGGACGGACCGTTCATGTTTTCTTTTCCCGCTCCCCTTGGGGGGAAACAGGCCAGCGGCAGTGAAGTGGACCTTTTCCTCCATTCTTTGCTTGAGGTGCCTGCAAAAGGTCTTGTTTCTAGCATTCCTAATAAGGAAAACAGGATTCTTTTAAATATTGAAATTTCATTGTCCGGTAAAAAAGTTGAGACTCTTGAAATTTTTGAACCGGGTGATGGAGAAAAATTTTATTTTGCCCGATCATCTTCCCAGAGCGGATATCTGGTTCTCAGTAAAGAACATTACGAGCAATTGGATAAGAAAGCTTTTGCAATGCAGCAGCGAAATGTTGTTTCCATTGCTACCGGAAAGCTTGGAACCGTAAGGGTAGTGCAGGGCAATCAGACTTTTACCGGAATTAAATCCGATAAGAGTTGGATTAATTTTGAGGATAAAAAGCCGCTGCTGGGCATTGACATGTCCTTATGGCGACTTAATGAATTAAAATTCGAGGCGGAACCAAAGGCATCCCTTTCGGAAACTTCCGAAAAGGTAATGGATTTGGAGTTAATGGACGAGAGCGGCAAACGCGTCGTTAAAGTGTCTTTTTATTCAGATCCAGAACTGCCCGATGGACAATGCTGGCTATCTTTAGGCGATGGCAGTGGATACTATCCTGTATCCGACAAACTGCTTGAAGACCTACAGGGTCAGATTCCTCTCAGAAAATAA